The Kineothrix sp. IPX-CK genomic interval CAACAGCAAGGGCAAAAGGACAGAAGGAACGCAGAGTAGTATATGGGCATATGCTTCCTAATGCACTAATGCCAATTATTACATCAATAGGAAATGGGTTTGCACGTGTAGTTGCCGGGTCGGCAGTTATTGAAAGCGTATTCTCGATTCCAGGTGTTGGCCTTTACCTGCTTACTGCAATTAATAGCCGTGATTATCCGGTAGTCCGCGCATGTGTCCTGTTTTTTGCAGTGTTTACAGCACTTTCAATGCTGTTGGTCGACCTTATTTATGCATTTGTAGATCCTAGAATTAAAGCGCAGTATTCTAATGCGAGAAGGAGGATGAAATAATGAGAAAAGAAAAAAAGACCTCTCTTTTTGCAGAGACCATGAGTAGAATCTGGTCGAATCCAGGAGCAAAAGTTGGAATTATAATATTATTTATAATTGTTTCAGCGTGTATATTCGCACCATTTATAGCATCATATGGATTAAATGAAATGGATTTGAAAAACATGTTTAAGGGACCGAGCGCGAAGCATATAATGGGCACCGATGGAATGGGACGTGATCTGTTCAGCCGGTTATTATACGGAGGACGGTATTCATTGGCGCTGGGGATATGTGCAGCTGTTGTGGGTTCGGTAATCGGAATAATTATTGGAAGTGTAGCAGGCTATTTAGGAGGCCGGGCCGAAACAATAATCATGCGCTTCATGGACATCTGGTCATCATTGCCAAGTATGCTTTTATGCATTTTGATTTCTGCTGTGTTAGGAGCAGGTTTCTTTAATACAGTACTCGCACTTTCAATTGGAAATGTTCCAATTGGTGTACGCCTGATTCGCGGACAGATTCTTTCCGAACGTTCAAAGGAGTACCTCGAAGCTGCAGAATCAATTAATTGTTCTAAGATCAGTATTATGTTTCGTCATTTATTGCCAAATGTTATTTCTCCTGTAATCGTAGATGCAACTATGGGAATCGGAATGACTATTACGATGGCAGCAGCGCTTTCGTATATTGGACTTGGCGTTCAGCCACCCACTCCGGAATGGGGAGCGATGCTGGCTGATGCACGTACTCATATTTTAAACTATCCATACTTAATTATGTTCCCGGGACTATTTATTGCATTGACGGTATTAGCGATTAATTTAATCGGTGATGGATTAAGAGATGCAATGGATCCAAAATTAAGAAAGTAAGAGGGAATAAAAAATGAATGATGAGAAAAAGTTCCTATCCGTACGGGATTTGGAGGTAGTATATACATCAGGCAGAAAAATAGTCCAGGCAGTAAACAAAGTTTCATTCGATATGAACAAGGGTGAAACGTTAGCGCTTGTCGGAGAGACCGGAGCAGGAAAAACAACAATTGCCAAATCGATTTTGGGCATTCTTCCTAACCCGCCGGCCAAAC includes:
- a CDS encoding ABC transporter permease; the encoded protein is MRKEKKTSLFAETMSRIWSNPGAKVGIIILFIIVSACIFAPFIASYGLNEMDLKNMFKGPSAKHIMGTDGMGRDLFSRLLYGGRYSLALGICAAVVGSVIGIIIGSVAGYLGGRAETIIMRFMDIWSSLPSMLLCILISAVLGAGFFNTVLALSIGNVPIGVRLIRGQILSERSKEYLEAAESINCSKISIMFRHLLPNVISPVIVDATMGIGMTITMAAALSYIGLGVQPPTPEWGAMLADARTHILNYPYLIMFPGLFIALTVLAINLIGDGLRDAMDPKLRK